The following coding sequences lie in one Cotesia glomerata isolate CgM1 linkage group LG5, MPM_Cglom_v2.3, whole genome shotgun sequence genomic window:
- the LOC123264976 gene encoding uncharacterized protein LOC123264976 isoform X2 yields MDDEDGEASNNDSWTPEQLSYKETSFPEDFNRLNPENDCEDHLEIKNNNESRNKVSKSKDVTEYAQCLGLQPAANSTPGPSNHQHVSSNRYSKNNFRITRKVYLCSACGTYFENWNLFLHMRETHKRHICLFCLGMFGQAERLSNHLIKKHSVQVENFNNINHFYDIFKGSCYLLCCDCEKVFSETDNFSDHNCLSVLKVGEEPEPVNLNHQNVSQAQEQQQQPQPQPQPQPPPQPPIINDQVNPTPKLGSNQDRQEKINNKRTLLPNPANKVAKKLLSEKAKLKNDFYQSKLANLYSRKRRCEEVEMEEEQEDIEGDYINNYFKNEVSEKTRITEVDITNSPEKSDRYTDTIMQVSRCSDDWDSDDKEDVSLDEMEQGELILDDGKEDSVESFPSPIREVSPILQDQEQEQEQEQGQEKGETEKETTTETSATTEESVKEPSVTCTRVNSRSLVIKICTNKNSQFSIATPNSNGNYTESGDEAKESDKENDSESGSDSDTGKLTVALPEPQEEEPELETKETEAPEALEAPEAPETPEAPEAPEAPDSPEEPEILEKNRQNDVEENQLVPDDGILLASSDAPSIDLNVVGLLESMEIDELLKLCIEAASPTCVYCNHARHIAINGKQLALHMLAEHKFQPQHPAIIIQREQFVNRVKKSLDELESFYFNFDSYDSKRGTYAFPEVRTYECYLCRIYFTIHKDLYLHNRKSHQKTILVCIMCKSSFFNHSELLCHLCPGVYAAGGTLRYRCCMCSIESLPSSFRLMVHLRKRHDTCDVCLESTGNQQKLSNHVWKHKLHHLCYRCGIAYRNKPDITKHLFWKHGTESVVCKKCLQKKWPHVYHFCIPPSEFGCEECGANFTRAVALKVHKRLHTGEAPYGCNECSEKFISKKLAAKHDESHKQPEIPPAPDPEPDNEKVKESKEPEEVQEVKEQPVRKVVDVYDLPPLNLSSDSDSSEDERVVSKDKVDMEKVDEENKEIDEARIEINEVPEEIQLSETNDEADEVNKQEVVIMNGIWDNFKSYAASLGSDLAPEVELKASNDEILKNIAAEHDYWVVYEPPKEEVQEEVLDDKKKKSPKKKKSGSDSSSDSSSDSDSSSCSCGTNCSCSSSSSGSSSSSSSSSDSDSSTESHKQSRKDRRKEREAKRKKEDQVPERENGIPSLEGSEENVGINAEVQEPPREALPVRESDLETTETETDEDFYDENPQLHASRLAERRSQSVMQEVPTDGAEVKNGAIEQVETLNSLPVKSKQTLKRKIKTKRRKKLETREARESVRGRGRGRPPGSTKGSLKLNIPKNILFQKKNPSPPTFNTIDEFMYTNYQVTESTFNSSAMSATSENEASANDSKRSSKRKRIPKKFYGDSSDEEHQRNATKWQRPNTTVPYVPSITIKQNFGPPPVNKVYSQEPPLQPAVITQPVETPAPVSVHAAVNVTTDSEPNDSSSDSSSEEETSNVRATHPPINNLGATGSSNVYCYCRCPYDEVSEMIACDGNNCRIEWFHFECVGIMVPPKGKWYCPDCLKRDQADDHQLDQ; encoded by the exons ATGGACGATGAAGATGGAGAAGCGTCTAACAACGATTCCTGGACTCCAGAGCAATTGTCGTACAAAGAAACTTCTTTTCCGGAAGATTTTAACCGTCTTAACCCCGAAAATGACTGTGAGGACCATCtcgagattaaaaataataatgaatctCGTAATAAAGTGAGTAAAAGCAAAGATGTTACCGAGTATGCTCAGTGTTTGGGTTTGCAGCCAGCAG CTAATTCTACGCCCGGACCCTCCAACCATCAGCACGTGTCATCAAACCGgtattctaaaaataattttcgtattACAAGAAAAGTTTACTTGTGCTCCGCCTGTGGGACTTACTTTGAAAATTGGAATCTCTTTTTGCATATGCGTGAAACTCATAAAAGAcacatttgtttattttgtttgggTATGTTCGGCCAAGCCGAGAGACTTtctaatcatttaattaaaaagcacAGTGTACAggtggaaaattttaataatattaatcatttttacgaTATATTTAAGGGATCGTGTTATTTACTTTGCTGTGAttgtgaaaaagttttttctgagactgataatttttcagaCCATAATTGTCTTAGTGTTCTTAAAGTTGGTGAGGAGCCTGAACCAGTCAATTTAAACCATCAGAATGTTAGTCAAGCTCAAGAGCAGCAGCAACAACCTCAACCTCAACCTCAACCTCAACCACCTCCTCAACCACCAATAATAAATGATCAAGTTAATCCAACACCTAAGCTTGGATCCAACCAAGATAGGCAGgaaaaaatcaacaataaGAGAACATTGTTGCCCAATCCTGCTAACAAGGTTGCCAAGAAGCTTCTCTCTGAAAAAGCCAagctaaaaaatgatttttatcagAGCAAACTGGCGAATTTGTACTCTAGAAAGCGGAGGTGTGAGGAAGTGGAAATGGAAGAAGAGCAGGAGGATATTGAAGGggattatataaataattattttaaaaatgaagtgAGTGAAAAGACTCGGATCACTGAGGTGGACATTACAAATTCTCCGGAGAAGAGCGACAGGTATACGGACACTATAATGCAGGTCTCAAGGTGCAGCGACGACTGGGACTCTGATGACAAAGAGGACGTTAGCTTGGATGAAATGGAACAGGGTGAATTGATTCTTGATGATGGCAAGGAAGACTCTGTGGAGAGTTTTCCTAGTCCTATCAGGGAAGTCTCTCCTATTTTGCAGGACCAGGAGCAGGAGCAAGAGCAGGAGCAGGGGCAGGAGAAGGGAGAGACGGAGAAAGAGACTACCACTGAAACTTCAGCAACAACTGAAGAGTCTGTTAAAGAGCCTTCTGTTACTTGCACAAGGGTTAATTCCAGAAGTCTGGTGATTAAAATTTGTACTAATAAAAACTCACAATTTTCTATCGCAACGCCTAATTCTAATGGGAATTATACAGAGTCTGGTGATGAGGCCAAAGAATCTGATAAGGAAAATGATAGCGAGAGTGGAAGTGATTCTGATACTGGGAAGCTTACTGTTGCTCTTCCAGAGCCTCAGGAAGAGGAGCCGGAATTAGAGACCAAAGAGACTGAGGCTCCTGAAGCTCTTGAGGCTCCTGAGGCTCCTGAGACTCCTGAGGCTCCTGAGGCTCCTGAGGCTCCTGATTCTCCTGAGGAACcagaaattttggaaaaaaatcgGCAAAATGATGTTGAAGAGAACCAATTAGTTCCAGATGACGGAATTCTGTTAGCTAGCAGCGACGCTCCGAGCATAGATTTGAACGTAGTGGGTCTTTTAGAAAGCATGGAGATAGACGAGCTTCTAAAATTGTGCATCGAAGCTGCAAGTCCCACCTGCGTGTACTGCAACCACGCGAGACACATTGCGATAAACGGAAAGCAATTGGCACTGCACATGCTAGCGGAGCACAAATTCCAGCCTCAGCACCCGGCTATAATAATCCAGCGGGAACAATTTGTAAATCGGGTTAAAAAGTCCTTGGATGAATTAGAATCCTTTTACTTCAACTTTGATAGCTACGACAGCAAAAGAGGGACGTACGCTTTTCCCGAAGTTAGAACTTACGAGTGTTACCTCTGCAGGATTTACTTTACAATTCACAAGGACTTGTACCTGCACAACAGAAAGTCCCACCAGAAGACAATCCTGGTGTGTATAATGTGCAagtcttctttttttaatcacagTGAATTGCTCTGTCATCTCTGTCCGGGAGTCTATGCCGCTGGAGGGACTCTAAGGTACCGCTGCTGCATGTGCAGCATCGAGAGTCTTCCTTCGTCCTTCAGGTTAATGGTGCACTTGCGCAAAAGACATGATACTTGTGATGTCTGTCTTGAGTCCACGGGGAACCAGCAGAAGCTTTCTAATCACGTTTGGAAGCACAAGCTTCATCATTTGTGCTACAGATGTGGGATTGCTTACCGGAACAAGCCGGACATCACCAAGCATCTTTTTTGGAAGCACGGAACTGAAAGTGTGGTTTGCAAAAAGTGCTTGCAGAAAAAGTGGCCGCATGTTTATCACTTTTGCATCCCGCCGAGTGAGTTTGGGTGTGAGGAGTGCGGTGCTAATTTTACTAGAGCTGTGGCTTTAAAGGTTCATAAGAGGTTGCACACTGGGGAGGCTCCTTATGGGTGTAATGAGTGCTCGGAGAAGTTTATCTCCAAGAAACTGGCTGCTAAACATGACGAGAGTCATAAGCAGCCGGAAATTCCTCCCGCTCCTGATCCTGAGCCGGATAATGAGAAGGTTAAGGAGTCTAAGGAGCCTGAGGAGGTTCAGGAGGTTAAAGAACAACCCGTTAGGAAGGTTGTTGATGTCTATGATCTTCCGCCGCTTAATTTGTCCTCTGACAGTGACTCTTCTGAGGATGAAAGAGTTGTGAGCAAGGATAAAGTGGATATGGAGAAGGTTGATGAGGAAAATAAGGAAATTGATGAAGCTAGGATTGAAATCAATGAAGTTCCGGAGGAGATCCAGTTGTCTGAAACCAATGATGAAGCTGATGAAGTTAATAAGCAGGAGGTCGTGATTATGAACGGaatttgggacaattttaagTCTTATGCAGCTAGCTTGGGCAGTGATTTAGCTCCTGAGGTTGAATTAAAGGCTAGCAATGATGAAATCTTGAAGAATATTGCTGCTGAGCATGATTACTGGGTGGTTTATGAGCCTCCTAAGGAGGAGGTTCAGGAGGAAGTCTTGGATGATAAGAAAAAGAAGTCTCCTAAGAAGAAGAAATCAGGGAGTGATTCTTCAAGTGATTCTTCGAGTGATAGTGACTCTAGTAGTTGTTCTTGTGGAACCAATTGCAGCTGCAGCAGCTCTTCTTCTGGAAGTTCCTCGTCTTCGAGCAGCAGTTCTGATTCAGACAGCTCGACGGAGTCTCATAAGCAGTCGAGGAAGGACAGGAGGAAGGAACGGGAGGCCAAGCGCAAGAAAGAAGATCAGGTTCCTGAACGGGAGAATGGAATTCCTAGTCTTGAGGGAAGTGAGGAGAATGTTGGAATTAATGCAGAAGTTCAGGAACCGCCGAGAGAGGCGCTGCCGGTTAGAGAGTCGGATTTAGAAACCACTGAGACGGAGACTGATGAGGATTTCTATGATGAGAACCCTCAATTGCACGCTAGTAGGCTAGCTGAGCGCAGGAGCCAGTCGGTAATGCAGGAAGTTCCAACAGATGGCGCTGAGGTTAAGAACGGAGCTATTGAGCAGGTGGAGACGCTAAACTCTCTGCCGGTAAAGTCGAAGCAGACCTTGAAGCGGAAGATCAAGACTAAGAGAAGGAAGAAACTGGAGACTAGGGAAGCTAGGGAGAGTGTTAGAGGGCGCGGAAGAGGAAGACCTCCTGGATCTACTAAGGGAAGTCTTAAATTAAACATTCCAAAGAATATTCTGTTCCAGAAGAAGAATCCCTCGCCACCTACGTTCAATACTATTGACGAGTTTATGTACACTAATTATCAAGTCACGGAGTCTACTTTTAATTCCAGCGCCATGTCTGCCACCAGCGAGAATGAAGCTTCGGCAAATGACAGCAAGCGCTCTTCTAAGAGGAAGAGGATTCCCAAGAAGTTCTACGGGGATTCTAGTGATGAGGAACATCAACGCAACGCCACCAAGTGGCAGCGACCTAATACTACGGTTCCGTATGTTCCTAGCATCACTATCAAGCAGAACTTTGGCCCACCGCCGGTTAATAAGGTCTATTCTCAGGAACCTCCGCTGCAGCCAGCTGTTATTACTCAGCCGGTGGAAACTCCAGCGCCAGTTTCGGTTCACGCAGCGGTTAATGTTACCACTGACTCGGAACCTAATGACTCTAGCAGTGATTCCAGTTCTGAGGAAGAGACTAGTAATGTTAGAGCTACTCATCCGCCGATTAATAATCTAGGAGCTACTGGGTCAAGCAATGTCTACTGCTACTGTCGGTGTCCTTATGATGAAGTCTCGGAGATGATTGCTTGCGACGGGAACAATTGTCGCATTGAATGGTTCCATTTTGAGTGTGTTGGGATCATGGTTCCTCCTAAAGGAAAGTGGTACTGTCCTGATTGTCTTAAAAGAGATCAGGCTGATGATCATCAGCttgatcaataa
- the LOC123264976 gene encoding uncharacterized protein LOC123264976 isoform X1, with product MDDEDGEASNNDSWTPEQLSYKETSFPEDFNRLNPENDCEDHLEIKNNNESRNKVSKSKDVTEYAQCLGLQPAGKYKCAKCRPTVTFYSLSMLKQHQFVCQAANSTPGPSNHQHVSSNRYSKNNFRITRKVYLCSACGTYFENWNLFLHMRETHKRHICLFCLGMFGQAERLSNHLIKKHSVQVENFNNINHFYDIFKGSCYLLCCDCEKVFSETDNFSDHNCLSVLKVGEEPEPVNLNHQNVSQAQEQQQQPQPQPQPQPPPQPPIINDQVNPTPKLGSNQDRQEKINNKRTLLPNPANKVAKKLLSEKAKLKNDFYQSKLANLYSRKRRCEEVEMEEEQEDIEGDYINNYFKNEVSEKTRITEVDITNSPEKSDRYTDTIMQVSRCSDDWDSDDKEDVSLDEMEQGELILDDGKEDSVESFPSPIREVSPILQDQEQEQEQEQGQEKGETEKETTTETSATTEESVKEPSVTCTRVNSRSLVIKICTNKNSQFSIATPNSNGNYTESGDEAKESDKENDSESGSDSDTGKLTVALPEPQEEEPELETKETEAPEALEAPEAPETPEAPEAPEAPDSPEEPEILEKNRQNDVEENQLVPDDGILLASSDAPSIDLNVVGLLESMEIDELLKLCIEAASPTCVYCNHARHIAINGKQLALHMLAEHKFQPQHPAIIIQREQFVNRVKKSLDELESFYFNFDSYDSKRGTYAFPEVRTYECYLCRIYFTIHKDLYLHNRKSHQKTILVCIMCKSSFFNHSELLCHLCPGVYAAGGTLRYRCCMCSIESLPSSFRLMVHLRKRHDTCDVCLESTGNQQKLSNHVWKHKLHHLCYRCGIAYRNKPDITKHLFWKHGTESVVCKKCLQKKWPHVYHFCIPPSEFGCEECGANFTRAVALKVHKRLHTGEAPYGCNECSEKFISKKLAAKHDESHKQPEIPPAPDPEPDNEKVKESKEPEEVQEVKEQPVRKVVDVYDLPPLNLSSDSDSSEDERVVSKDKVDMEKVDEENKEIDEARIEINEVPEEIQLSETNDEADEVNKQEVVIMNGIWDNFKSYAASLGSDLAPEVELKASNDEILKNIAAEHDYWVVYEPPKEEVQEEVLDDKKKKSPKKKKSGSDSSSDSSSDSDSSSCSCGTNCSCSSSSSGSSSSSSSSSDSDSSTESHKQSRKDRRKEREAKRKKEDQVPERENGIPSLEGSEENVGINAEVQEPPREALPVRESDLETTETETDEDFYDENPQLHASRLAERRSQSVMQEVPTDGAEVKNGAIEQVETLNSLPVKSKQTLKRKIKTKRRKKLETREARESVRGRGRGRPPGSTKGSLKLNIPKNILFQKKNPSPPTFNTIDEFMYTNYQVTESTFNSSAMSATSENEASANDSKRSSKRKRIPKKFYGDSSDEEHQRNATKWQRPNTTVPYVPSITIKQNFGPPPVNKVYSQEPPLQPAVITQPVETPAPVSVHAAVNVTTDSEPNDSSSDSSSEEETSNVRATHPPINNLGATGSSNVYCYCRCPYDEVSEMIACDGNNCRIEWFHFECVGIMVPPKGKWYCPDCLKRDQADDHQLDQ from the coding sequence ATGGACGATGAAGATGGAGAAGCGTCTAACAACGATTCCTGGACTCCAGAGCAATTGTCGTACAAAGAAACTTCTTTTCCGGAAGATTTTAACCGTCTTAACCCCGAAAATGACTGTGAGGACCATCtcgagattaaaaataataatgaatctCGTAATAAAGTGAGTAAAAGCAAAGATGTTACCGAGTATGCTCAGTGTTTGGGTTTGCAGCCAGCAGGTAAATATAAGTGTGCTAAGTGCCGTCCCACGGTgacattttattcattatcaaTGCTCAAACAACATCAATTTGTCTGTCAAGCAGCTAATTCTACGCCCGGACCCTCCAACCATCAGCACGTGTCATCAAACCGgtattctaaaaataattttcgtattACAAGAAAAGTTTACTTGTGCTCCGCCTGTGGGACTTACTTTGAAAATTGGAATCTCTTTTTGCATATGCGTGAAACTCATAAAAGAcacatttgtttattttgtttgggTATGTTCGGCCAAGCCGAGAGACTTtctaatcatttaattaaaaagcacAGTGTACAggtggaaaattttaataatattaatcatttttacgaTATATTTAAGGGATCGTGTTATTTACTTTGCTGTGAttgtgaaaaagttttttctgagactgataatttttcagaCCATAATTGTCTTAGTGTTCTTAAAGTTGGTGAGGAGCCTGAACCAGTCAATTTAAACCATCAGAATGTTAGTCAAGCTCAAGAGCAGCAGCAACAACCTCAACCTCAACCTCAACCTCAACCACCTCCTCAACCACCAATAATAAATGATCAAGTTAATCCAACACCTAAGCTTGGATCCAACCAAGATAGGCAGgaaaaaatcaacaataaGAGAACATTGTTGCCCAATCCTGCTAACAAGGTTGCCAAGAAGCTTCTCTCTGAAAAAGCCAagctaaaaaatgatttttatcagAGCAAACTGGCGAATTTGTACTCTAGAAAGCGGAGGTGTGAGGAAGTGGAAATGGAAGAAGAGCAGGAGGATATTGAAGGggattatataaataattattttaaaaatgaagtgAGTGAAAAGACTCGGATCACTGAGGTGGACATTACAAATTCTCCGGAGAAGAGCGACAGGTATACGGACACTATAATGCAGGTCTCAAGGTGCAGCGACGACTGGGACTCTGATGACAAAGAGGACGTTAGCTTGGATGAAATGGAACAGGGTGAATTGATTCTTGATGATGGCAAGGAAGACTCTGTGGAGAGTTTTCCTAGTCCTATCAGGGAAGTCTCTCCTATTTTGCAGGACCAGGAGCAGGAGCAAGAGCAGGAGCAGGGGCAGGAGAAGGGAGAGACGGAGAAAGAGACTACCACTGAAACTTCAGCAACAACTGAAGAGTCTGTTAAAGAGCCTTCTGTTACTTGCACAAGGGTTAATTCCAGAAGTCTGGTGATTAAAATTTGTACTAATAAAAACTCACAATTTTCTATCGCAACGCCTAATTCTAATGGGAATTATACAGAGTCTGGTGATGAGGCCAAAGAATCTGATAAGGAAAATGATAGCGAGAGTGGAAGTGATTCTGATACTGGGAAGCTTACTGTTGCTCTTCCAGAGCCTCAGGAAGAGGAGCCGGAATTAGAGACCAAAGAGACTGAGGCTCCTGAAGCTCTTGAGGCTCCTGAGGCTCCTGAGACTCCTGAGGCTCCTGAGGCTCCTGAGGCTCCTGATTCTCCTGAGGAACcagaaattttggaaaaaaatcgGCAAAATGATGTTGAAGAGAACCAATTAGTTCCAGATGACGGAATTCTGTTAGCTAGCAGCGACGCTCCGAGCATAGATTTGAACGTAGTGGGTCTTTTAGAAAGCATGGAGATAGACGAGCTTCTAAAATTGTGCATCGAAGCTGCAAGTCCCACCTGCGTGTACTGCAACCACGCGAGACACATTGCGATAAACGGAAAGCAATTGGCACTGCACATGCTAGCGGAGCACAAATTCCAGCCTCAGCACCCGGCTATAATAATCCAGCGGGAACAATTTGTAAATCGGGTTAAAAAGTCCTTGGATGAATTAGAATCCTTTTACTTCAACTTTGATAGCTACGACAGCAAAAGAGGGACGTACGCTTTTCCCGAAGTTAGAACTTACGAGTGTTACCTCTGCAGGATTTACTTTACAATTCACAAGGACTTGTACCTGCACAACAGAAAGTCCCACCAGAAGACAATCCTGGTGTGTATAATGTGCAagtcttctttttttaatcacagTGAATTGCTCTGTCATCTCTGTCCGGGAGTCTATGCCGCTGGAGGGACTCTAAGGTACCGCTGCTGCATGTGCAGCATCGAGAGTCTTCCTTCGTCCTTCAGGTTAATGGTGCACTTGCGCAAAAGACATGATACTTGTGATGTCTGTCTTGAGTCCACGGGGAACCAGCAGAAGCTTTCTAATCACGTTTGGAAGCACAAGCTTCATCATTTGTGCTACAGATGTGGGATTGCTTACCGGAACAAGCCGGACATCACCAAGCATCTTTTTTGGAAGCACGGAACTGAAAGTGTGGTTTGCAAAAAGTGCTTGCAGAAAAAGTGGCCGCATGTTTATCACTTTTGCATCCCGCCGAGTGAGTTTGGGTGTGAGGAGTGCGGTGCTAATTTTACTAGAGCTGTGGCTTTAAAGGTTCATAAGAGGTTGCACACTGGGGAGGCTCCTTATGGGTGTAATGAGTGCTCGGAGAAGTTTATCTCCAAGAAACTGGCTGCTAAACATGACGAGAGTCATAAGCAGCCGGAAATTCCTCCCGCTCCTGATCCTGAGCCGGATAATGAGAAGGTTAAGGAGTCTAAGGAGCCTGAGGAGGTTCAGGAGGTTAAAGAACAACCCGTTAGGAAGGTTGTTGATGTCTATGATCTTCCGCCGCTTAATTTGTCCTCTGACAGTGACTCTTCTGAGGATGAAAGAGTTGTGAGCAAGGATAAAGTGGATATGGAGAAGGTTGATGAGGAAAATAAGGAAATTGATGAAGCTAGGATTGAAATCAATGAAGTTCCGGAGGAGATCCAGTTGTCTGAAACCAATGATGAAGCTGATGAAGTTAATAAGCAGGAGGTCGTGATTATGAACGGaatttgggacaattttaagTCTTATGCAGCTAGCTTGGGCAGTGATTTAGCTCCTGAGGTTGAATTAAAGGCTAGCAATGATGAAATCTTGAAGAATATTGCTGCTGAGCATGATTACTGGGTGGTTTATGAGCCTCCTAAGGAGGAGGTTCAGGAGGAAGTCTTGGATGATAAGAAAAAGAAGTCTCCTAAGAAGAAGAAATCAGGGAGTGATTCTTCAAGTGATTCTTCGAGTGATAGTGACTCTAGTAGTTGTTCTTGTGGAACCAATTGCAGCTGCAGCAGCTCTTCTTCTGGAAGTTCCTCGTCTTCGAGCAGCAGTTCTGATTCAGACAGCTCGACGGAGTCTCATAAGCAGTCGAGGAAGGACAGGAGGAAGGAACGGGAGGCCAAGCGCAAGAAAGAAGATCAGGTTCCTGAACGGGAGAATGGAATTCCTAGTCTTGAGGGAAGTGAGGAGAATGTTGGAATTAATGCAGAAGTTCAGGAACCGCCGAGAGAGGCGCTGCCGGTTAGAGAGTCGGATTTAGAAACCACTGAGACGGAGACTGATGAGGATTTCTATGATGAGAACCCTCAATTGCACGCTAGTAGGCTAGCTGAGCGCAGGAGCCAGTCGGTAATGCAGGAAGTTCCAACAGATGGCGCTGAGGTTAAGAACGGAGCTATTGAGCAGGTGGAGACGCTAAACTCTCTGCCGGTAAAGTCGAAGCAGACCTTGAAGCGGAAGATCAAGACTAAGAGAAGGAAGAAACTGGAGACTAGGGAAGCTAGGGAGAGTGTTAGAGGGCGCGGAAGAGGAAGACCTCCTGGATCTACTAAGGGAAGTCTTAAATTAAACATTCCAAAGAATATTCTGTTCCAGAAGAAGAATCCCTCGCCACCTACGTTCAATACTATTGACGAGTTTATGTACACTAATTATCAAGTCACGGAGTCTACTTTTAATTCCAGCGCCATGTCTGCCACCAGCGAGAATGAAGCTTCGGCAAATGACAGCAAGCGCTCTTCTAAGAGGAAGAGGATTCCCAAGAAGTTCTACGGGGATTCTAGTGATGAGGAACATCAACGCAACGCCACCAAGTGGCAGCGACCTAATACTACGGTTCCGTATGTTCCTAGCATCACTATCAAGCAGAACTTTGGCCCACCGCCGGTTAATAAGGTCTATTCTCAGGAACCTCCGCTGCAGCCAGCTGTTATTACTCAGCCGGTGGAAACTCCAGCGCCAGTTTCGGTTCACGCAGCGGTTAATGTTACCACTGACTCGGAACCTAATGACTCTAGCAGTGATTCCAGTTCTGAGGAAGAGACTAGTAATGTTAGAGCTACTCATCCGCCGATTAATAATCTAGGAGCTACTGGGTCAAGCAATGTCTACTGCTACTGTCGGTGTCCTTATGATGAAGTCTCGGAGATGATTGCTTGCGACGGGAACAATTGTCGCATTGAATGGTTCCATTTTGAGTGTGTTGGGATCATGGTTCCTCCTAAAGGAAAGTGGTACTGTCCTGATTGTCTTAAAAGAGATCAGGCTGATGATCATCAGCttgatcaataa